A single window of Hymenobacter sp. APR13 DNA harbors:
- a CDS encoding NAD(P)/FAD-dependent oxidoreductase — MNFDTIIVGAGNAGLSAALTLGRSRRRGLVLDGGPPRNVPAAHAHNFFTRDGIPPAELLRLGREQLQPYDGVEIRAALAQTARAVPGGFALELVDGTAVTARTLLLAPGVVDVLLAIPGFRELWGRGVYHSPYCHGREVRDQPLALYGRGALGFHLAVLLHHWAPGPVLCTDGPAELDAAQLATLGQLGIRVLETPVAALEPAPAGGLTVAFADESRLAVAAVFARVPQQQRTDLAAQLGCAFTDDGIYIQTTWYGPNQRARRVRRRRPDQPVPAGGSRGRGRHGRGGPAQ, encoded by the coding sequence ATGAATTTTGACACCATTATCGTAGGGGCCGGCAACGCCGGCCTGAGCGCGGCCCTCACCCTGGGCCGCTCGCGCCGCCGCGGGCTGGTGCTCGACGGCGGCCCGCCCCGCAATGTCCCGGCCGCCCACGCCCACAACTTCTTCACCCGCGACGGCATCCCGCCCGCCGAGCTGCTGCGCCTGGGCCGCGAGCAGCTACAGCCCTACGACGGGGTGGAAATCCGGGCGGCCCTGGCCCAAACCGCCCGCGCTGTGCCGGGCGGCTTCGCCCTGGAGCTGGTCGACGGCACGGCAGTAACGGCCCGCACGCTGCTGCTGGCCCCCGGCGTGGTGGACGTGCTGCTCGCCATTCCCGGCTTCCGGGAGCTCTGGGGCCGGGGCGTGTACCACAGTCCCTACTGCCACGGCCGGGAAGTTCGCGACCAGCCGCTGGCCCTCTACGGGCGGGGCGCGCTGGGCTTCCACCTGGCTGTGCTGCTGCATCACTGGGCCCCCGGTCCGGTACTCTGCACCGACGGTCCCGCCGAACTCGACGCCGCCCAGCTCGCCACGCTCGGGCAGCTGGGCATCCGGGTGCTGGAAACGCCGGTGGCGGCCCTTGAGCCCGCGCCGGCCGGTGGGCTAACGGTGGCCTTTGCCGACGAGTCCCGGCTCGCGGTGGCGGCCGTGTTTGCCCGCGTGCCGCAGCAGCAGCGCACCGACCTGGCCGCCCAGCTCGGCTGCGCCTTTACCGACGACGGCATCTATATACAAACCACATGGTATGGGCCTAACCAGCGTGCCCGGCGTGTACGCCGACGGCGACCTGACCAGCCCGTTCCAGCAGGTGGTAGCCGCGGCCGCGGCCGGCATGGGCGCGGCGGCCCTGCTCAATAA
- a CDS encoding efflux RND transporter permease subunit: protein MLDQIIRFALQNRLLMLAFAVGLLIAGTYTASQLPVDVLPDLDRPRVTVFLEAPGMAPEEVEALVTLPVETALNGATGVSAVRSNSAIGLGMVFVEFDYGTDIFTARQIVSEKLQTTGEQLPEGITPVLGPISSVMGQIMLVGLSGGKETNPADLRTLANYTVRQRLLSIPGVAQVIPIGGDNLQYQVLLDMPRLNATGLTVNQVEEALRQSNLNTTGNFFDRNGSEVLIRNLGRLRSVADIENIIVGYREQSPIRVADVARVEFGARFKRGDGSVNGQPAVILSIEKQPGAATVGLTEAVEKALVELQPSLSKDVRVNTRLFKQSEFIESSISNVEEALRDGAILVVIVLFAFLLNVRTTFISLVAIPLSLLVTALVFRVAGISINTMTLGGLAIAIGELVDDAIVDVENVYRRLRENKQRPDPQPVLRVIYAASSEVRNSIVYATIIVVLVFLPLFALEGMEGRIFAPLGIAYITSIVASLFVSLTVTPVLCYYLLPRMKQMDHPETDGGLVRWLKKKDKRLLTWGLQRPKLVLTSTALLFVMAAAMVPFFGTEFLPPFNEGSLTVNFSAPAGTSLTESNRLGTLGEQQMLKIPEVAYTARRTGRAELDEHAESVNNSEIEVAFKTEAELATEGKAMRSRDEILADMRQKLSLITGVNVNIGQPISHRLDHLLSGVRAQVAIKVFGNDLLELRRYANEVRAAAGTVPGVVDLQVEKQVQIPQLLIRPRDETLRAYGMARGEVVRDLETLFQGAVVSQMLDGQKRFDLVVKLPEAQRNDIAAISQTRIETPSGAMIPVSEVADVVYEPGPNTVNHENTQRRITISLNVAERDLGSTVKEIQAKVSQQVKLPPGYYLTYGGQFESQQSASQKILWLSLFSLAGIFLVLFSHFKSSLMVGQIMLNIPLALIGSVVAVLLTGGTFSIASLVGFITLTGIASRNGIMMISHYIHLVEHEGEKFGLPMIIRGSLERLVPVLMTALVAALALVPLTLAKDAPGKEILYPVATVILGGLLSSTFLDIIVTPVVFWLVGEKALAQYFAAHRETGLDDHPQELDAAPLTPPVDAG from the coding sequence ATGCTTGACCAAATAATTCGCTTTGCCCTGCAGAACCGGCTGCTCATGCTGGCCTTTGCCGTGGGGCTGCTGATTGCCGGCACCTACACCGCCAGCCAGCTGCCGGTAGACGTGCTGCCCGACCTGGACCGGCCCCGCGTGACCGTGTTTCTGGAAGCGCCCGGCATGGCCCCTGAGGAAGTGGAAGCCCTGGTGACGTTGCCCGTGGAAACAGCCCTGAACGGGGCCACCGGCGTATCGGCGGTGCGCTCCAATTCGGCCATCGGCCTGGGCATGGTGTTCGTGGAGTTCGACTACGGCACCGACATCTTCACGGCCCGCCAGATTGTGAGCGAGAAGCTGCAAACCACCGGCGAGCAGCTGCCCGAAGGTATTACGCCGGTGCTGGGCCCCATTTCGTCGGTCATGGGCCAGATTATGCTGGTAGGGCTGTCGGGCGGTAAGGAAACCAACCCCGCCGACCTGCGCACCCTGGCCAACTACACCGTGCGCCAGCGCCTGCTCAGTATCCCCGGCGTGGCCCAGGTGATTCCCATCGGCGGCGACAACCTGCAGTATCAGGTGCTGCTGGATATGCCCCGCCTGAACGCCACCGGCTTGACCGTGAATCAGGTAGAAGAAGCCCTGCGGCAGTCCAACCTGAACACCACCGGCAACTTCTTTGACCGCAACGGCTCGGAAGTACTCATCCGCAACCTGGGTCGGCTGCGCTCGGTGGCCGACATCGAGAACATCATTGTGGGCTACCGGGAGCAGTCGCCCATCCGCGTGGCCGACGTGGCCCGGGTGGAGTTCGGGGCCCGCTTCAAGCGCGGCGACGGCAGCGTGAACGGCCAGCCGGCCGTAATTCTGAGCATCGAGAAGCAGCCCGGCGCCGCCACCGTAGGCCTCACCGAAGCCGTGGAAAAAGCCCTGGTGGAGCTACAGCCTTCGCTGTCGAAAGATGTGCGGGTGAATACGCGGCTGTTCAAGCAGTCGGAGTTTATTGAGTCGTCGATCAGCAACGTGGAGGAAGCGCTGCGCGATGGGGCCATTCTGGTGGTCATCGTGCTGTTTGCCTTTTTGCTGAACGTGCGCACCACATTTATCTCGCTGGTAGCTATTCCGCTTTCGTTGCTGGTGACGGCGCTGGTGTTCCGCGTGGCGGGCATCAGCATCAACACCATGACACTCGGTGGGCTGGCCATTGCCATCGGCGAGCTGGTGGATGACGCCATCGTGGACGTGGAAAATGTGTACCGGCGCCTGCGCGAAAACAAGCAGCGGCCCGACCCGCAGCCGGTGCTGCGCGTCATCTACGCGGCTTCGTCGGAGGTGCGCAACTCCATCGTGTACGCCACCATTATCGTGGTGCTGGTGTTTTTGCCGCTGTTTGCGCTGGAAGGTATGGAAGGCCGCATTTTCGCGCCGCTGGGCATTGCCTACATCACCAGCATCGTGGCCTCGCTGTTCGTGTCGCTGACCGTGACGCCGGTGCTGTGCTACTACCTGCTGCCGCGCATGAAGCAGATGGACCACCCCGAGACCGACGGCGGGTTGGTGCGCTGGCTGAAAAAGAAGGATAAGCGCCTGCTTACCTGGGGCCTGCAGCGGCCCAAACTGGTGCTGACCTCCACAGCTTTATTGTTTGTAATGGCCGCGGCCATGGTGCCCTTTTTCGGTACCGAGTTCCTGCCGCCGTTCAACGAAGGCTCCCTCACGGTCAACTTCTCGGCCCCGGCGGGCACCTCGCTCACCGAAAGCAACCGCCTGGGTACGCTGGGCGAGCAGCAGATGCTTAAGATTCCGGAAGTGGCCTACACCGCCCGCCGCACCGGCCGCGCTGAGCTCGACGAGCACGCTGAGTCGGTGAACAACTCAGAAATTGAGGTGGCTTTCAAGACCGAAGCTGAACTTGCAACAGAGGGCAAGGCCATGCGCAGCCGCGACGAAATCCTGGCCGACATGCGCCAGAAGCTCAGCTTGATTACGGGCGTGAATGTCAACATCGGTCAGCCCATTTCCCACCGCCTCGACCACCTGCTGTCGGGCGTGCGGGCCCAGGTGGCCATCAAGGTATTCGGCAACGACTTGCTGGAGCTGCGCCGCTACGCCAACGAGGTGCGCGCCGCCGCCGGCACGGTGCCCGGCGTGGTCGATTTGCAGGTCGAAAAGCAGGTTCAGATTCCGCAGCTCCTGATCCGCCCGCGCGACGAAACGCTCCGCGCCTACGGCATGGCCCGGGGCGAGGTGGTGCGCGACCTGGAAACGCTGTTCCAGGGTGCCGTGGTGTCGCAGATGCTCGACGGGCAGAAGCGCTTCGACCTGGTGGTGAAGCTGCCCGAAGCCCAGCGCAACGACATTGCGGCCATCAGTCAGACCCGCATCGAAACGCCCAGCGGCGCTATGATTCCGGTGAGCGAAGTGGCTGACGTGGTATACGAGCCAGGGCCCAATACCGTCAACCACGAAAACACCCAGCGCCGCATCACCATCTCGCTGAATGTGGCCGAGCGGGATCTGGGCTCCACGGTGAAGGAAATCCAAGCCAAAGTCAGCCAGCAGGTCAAGCTGCCGCCGGGCTACTACCTCACCTACGGCGGGCAGTTCGAGAGCCAGCAGTCGGCCTCGCAGAAGATACTGTGGCTGAGCTTGTTTTCGCTGGCCGGCATCTTTTTGGTGCTGTTTTCGCACTTTAAATCCTCCTTGATGGTGGGTCAGATTATGCTCAACATCCCGCTGGCGCTCATCGGCTCGGTGGTGGCGGTGCTGCTCACGGGCGGCACGTTCAGCATTGCCTCACTGGTGGGCTTCATCACGCTCACCGGCATTGCCTCGCGCAACGGCATCATGATGATTTCGCACTACATCCACCTCGTCGAGCACGAAGGCGAGAAGTTCGGCCTCCCCATGATTATCCGCGGCTCGCTGGAGCGGCTGGTGCCGGTGCTGATGACAGCCTTAGTGGCCGCCCTGGCCCTGGTGCCGCTCACGCTTGCCAAGGACGCGCCGGGCAAGGAAATCCTGTATCCGGTGGCCACCGTCATCCTTGGCGGCCTGCTTTCGTCCACGTTCCTCGATATTATCGTAACGCCGGTGGTGTTCTGGCTGGTGGGCGAAAAGGCCCTGGCGCAGTACTTCGCGGCGCATCGGGAAACGGGCCTCGATGACCACCCGCAGGAGCTCGACGCGGCGCCGCTCACCCCGCCGGTCGATGCCGGATAA
- a CDS encoding helix-turn-helix transcriptional regulator: MPHTLAEFVKQRRRLLQLSQPDLAAKAGVGLRFVRELEQGKATLRLDKVNAVLQLFGHEVGPVPVSRSPEPE; the protein is encoded by the coding sequence ATGCCACATACATTGGCCGAATTTGTAAAGCAGCGCCGCCGTTTGCTGCAGCTTTCGCAGCCCGACCTGGCAGCCAAGGCGGGCGTGGGGCTGCGCTTCGTGCGCGAGCTGGAACAGGGCAAAGCAACCCTGCGCCTAGATAAGGTCAACGCCGTGCTGCAGCTGTTCGGGCACGAGGTGGGGCCAGTACCGGTAAGTCGCTCACCAGAACCGGAATAA
- a CDS encoding HipA N-terminal domain-containing protein: MRRAEVRMRSEVVGHLTQDEQGYTFAYTPAYRLRAGAEPVSLTLPLWEHPWLALIDALIKVSRLGWPQIQLSINPTLK; the protein is encoded by the coding sequence ATGCGCCGGGCGGAAGTACGGATGCGCAGCGAAGTGGTGGGACACCTGACCCAGGATGAGCAGGGCTATACCTTCGCCTACACGCCGGCCTACCGGCTGCGGGCCGGCGCGGAGCCGGTCAGTCTCACGCTCCCCCTGTGGGAGCATCCCTGGCTGGCATTAATAGACGCGTTAATTAAGGTTAGCCGGCTTGGCTGGCCTCAAATCCAGCTCAGCATCAACCCGACATTAAAATAA
- a CDS encoding prokaryotic RING finger family 4, translated as MNDSIAKVSLRQQAMYVPAAAQVTTTAAPSADTALLIANLAKLGYATAEPLRQALVGTTSAFQDQLLAVLREVTGTDKNWTPLVKGWDQLTGEGPLDHLVTWLANVFQHKGTRLPCGHLIPPDTFPLERYNGCPFCGTPFELASLEYTGQGSKLKELTLWTDAEVTAYLRDLLASKTALDATQQDSLQRLLAVLPLPADVVIAMKETRMAVIDAYVTLGQPQQAQAFFTSPTDILRYLWFRKTGFLQLVEPKTILRKQQRNAAHLAAPLDRSAQARVQATADLKLKYSRREAAMVADWLNALPQSPAQLCEIMHPKRGMWVRFIRALRLAEYSQKGGRDKLRETLDVFYHQTYPVWQGRVNHFRLRVDAPQTFALLQQRPGLFARSLFANMLWFGAEPTIAAFAAMIDKVPARLVFTLNMYADTYFIKGGKRAVKPLGGASKQIPTNHLLDMYDEPELEAMQTAVASLCLLAMERRFAAQPTPHRTIYIDPALYKIPVAIGDRSETVQDLPGALMGTRFPVEGDSVRLFMQWGTGLPAQHLDMDLSCTVSYAGGTESCSFSQLVATGCKHSGDIQSIPDQVGTAEYIELNLPVLQQAQAQYVTFTSNAYTHGALSPNLVVGWMSSQHPMRISSSGVAYDPSCVQQQVRVTKTLTKGLVFGVLDVAQREIVWLEMSFQGQLVQNLNVGGVQTLLRKLESKLSIGQLLAVKARAQNLQVVETTEADEVYSTTWARNTAAVTQLLVD; from the coding sequence ATGAACGATTCCATCGCCAAGGTTAGCCTGCGGCAGCAAGCAATGTATGTCCCGGCAGCAGCGCAAGTCACCACTACGGCTGCTCCGTCGGCCGATACGGCTCTGCTTATAGCCAACCTAGCCAAGCTGGGGTATGCCACGGCGGAACCTTTGCGGCAGGCGCTGGTGGGCACCACGTCCGCGTTCCAGGACCAGCTACTGGCCGTGCTGCGCGAGGTAACCGGCACGGACAAGAACTGGACGCCCCTGGTCAAGGGCTGGGACCAGCTCACGGGCGAAGGCCCCCTCGACCACCTGGTTACCTGGCTAGCCAACGTATTCCAGCACAAGGGCACCCGCCTGCCCTGCGGCCACCTTATCCCCCCAGATACCTTTCCGCTGGAGCGCTACAACGGCTGCCCCTTTTGCGGAACACCGTTCGAGCTGGCTTCCCTCGAGTACACCGGCCAGGGCAGCAAGCTCAAAGAACTGACCTTGTGGACCGATGCGGAGGTGACCGCCTACCTGCGCGACCTGCTGGCGTCGAAGACGGCCCTCGATGCCACCCAGCAGGATAGCCTGCAACGCTTGCTGGCCGTGCTGCCCCTGCCCGCCGACGTGGTCATTGCCATGAAGGAAACCCGCATGGCCGTCATCGATGCGTACGTGACCCTGGGGCAGCCCCAACAGGCCCAGGCCTTCTTCACCTCGCCCACCGACATCCTGCGGTATCTGTGGTTCAGGAAAACCGGCTTCCTGCAGCTCGTCGAGCCGAAAACCATCCTCCGCAAGCAGCAGCGCAACGCCGCCCACCTCGCCGCTCCGCTTGACCGCAGCGCCCAGGCCCGGGTGCAGGCCACCGCCGACCTCAAGCTCAAGTACAGCCGCCGGGAAGCTGCCATGGTGGCCGACTGGCTCAATGCCTTGCCCCAGAGCCCGGCCCAGCTCTGCGAAATCATGCACCCCAAGCGGGGCATGTGGGTGCGCTTCATCCGGGCCCTCCGCCTGGCCGAGTACAGCCAGAAGGGCGGACGAGACAAGCTGCGCGAAACCCTGGACGTATTCTACCACCAGACCTACCCCGTGTGGCAGGGCCGCGTCAACCACTTCCGGCTGCGGGTGGATGCGCCCCAGACCTTCGCCCTGCTTCAGCAGCGGCCCGGCCTGTTCGCCCGGTCCCTGTTTGCCAACATGCTCTGGTTTGGGGCCGAGCCCACCATTGCCGCCTTTGCCGCCATGATTGATAAGGTGCCGGCCCGGCTGGTGTTCACCCTCAACATGTACGCCGACACCTACTTTATCAAGGGTGGCAAGCGGGCCGTCAAACCGCTGGGCGGCGCCAGCAAGCAGATTCCCACCAATCACCTGCTCGACATGTACGACGAGCCCGAGCTGGAAGCCATGCAAACGGCCGTGGCCAGCCTGTGTCTGCTGGCCATGGAGCGCCGGTTTGCGGCCCAGCCCACCCCGCACCGCACCATCTACATCGACCCGGCCCTCTACAAGATTCCGGTTGCCATTGGCGACCGCAGCGAAACCGTGCAGGACCTGCCCGGTGCCCTGATGGGCACCCGCTTCCCCGTCGAGGGGGATTCTGTGCGCCTGTTCATGCAGTGGGGCACAGGCCTGCCCGCCCAGCACCTCGACATGGATTTGAGCTGCACCGTATCCTACGCGGGTGGCACGGAAAGCTGCTCGTTCTCGCAGTTGGTGGCCACCGGCTGCAAGCACAGCGGCGACATTCAGTCCATTCCCGACCAGGTAGGCACGGCCGAATACATCGAGTTGAACCTGCCGGTCCTGCAGCAGGCGCAGGCCCAATATGTCACCTTCACTTCCAACGCCTACACCCACGGCGCCCTCTCGCCCAACCTGGTGGTGGGCTGGATGAGCAGCCAGCACCCCATGCGCATCTCCAGCAGCGGGGTGGCCTATGACCCCTCCTGCGTGCAGCAACAGGTACGGGTAACCAAGACCCTGACCAAGGGGCTGGTGTTTGGGGTGCTGGATGTAGCTCAACGCGAGATTGTGTGGCTGGAAATGTCGTTCCAGGGCCAGCTGGTGCAGAATCTCAACGTGGGCGGGGTGCAGACATTGCTGCGAAAGTTGGAGAGCAAATTGAGCATCGGCCAGCTGCTGGCCGTCAAGGCCCGGGCCCAGAACCTGCAGGTAGTGGAAACCACCGAGGCCGATGAAGTCTACTCCACCACCTGGGCCCGGAACACGGCGGCCGTCACCCAGTTGCTGGTCGACTGA
- a CDS encoding efflux RND transporter periplasmic adaptor subunit: protein MKTTHKFLAATAAAGLVLTVLLPPPRLVQAHGGEDHGGTAKASTGVALTDEVLLPKESQFLFEVRTQLAAYSTTYSRATLYGTVSAAAGGEGRVVVPQTGRIVSLAAQVGKTVRAGQTLAVIEQTLDATQQIGLSTERANAQAELRAAQQDYARLQTIADIAARKDVVAAELRLRQARQNAAIYNGQASQRRVSITSPVSGTVDVFSLAVGQQVNQGDELFRVINPGKLRVEAQVFAQDLAKVTPGAQFRVEGLQGQAGVPARLVVFSNVVNPVNQARQLVLELDATEGSAYRAGQAVNVQVVGQTGGGKPQLVVPTAAITDLNGKPVVFVHTEPERFKIRFVQPGAVSGQQTVLLQGQVNENDRVVTAGTYQLKSIYLNQ, encoded by the coding sequence ATGAAAACCACGCATAAATTTCTGGCCGCCACCGCCGCTGCCGGACTGGTGCTGACCGTACTACTGCCCCCACCCCGCCTGGTGCAGGCGCACGGCGGCGAAGACCACGGCGGCACCGCCAAAGCCAGCACCGGCGTGGCCCTCACCGACGAGGTGCTGCTGCCCAAGGAAAGCCAGTTTTTGTTCGAGGTGCGCACCCAGCTGGCCGCCTACTCCACCACCTACAGCCGGGCCACGCTCTACGGCACGGTATCGGCCGCGGCCGGGGGCGAGGGCCGCGTGGTGGTGCCCCAGACCGGGCGCATCGTGAGTTTGGCCGCGCAGGTGGGCAAAACCGTGCGGGCCGGGCAGACACTGGCCGTCATCGAGCAAACCCTGGATGCTACCCAGCAAATCGGCCTCAGCACCGAGCGCGCCAACGCCCAGGCCGAGCTGCGCGCCGCCCAGCAGGACTACGCCCGCCTGCAAACCATTGCCGACATTGCCGCCCGCAAAGACGTGGTGGCCGCCGAGCTGCGCCTGCGCCAGGCCCGCCAGAACGCGGCCATTTACAACGGGCAGGCCAGCCAGCGGCGTGTCAGTATCACCTCGCCCGTGAGCGGCACCGTGGACGTGTTCAGTTTGGCCGTGGGCCAGCAGGTCAATCAGGGCGACGAGCTGTTCCGGGTCATCAACCCCGGCAAGCTGCGCGTGGAGGCCCAGGTGTTTGCCCAGGACTTAGCTAAAGTCACACCCGGCGCGCAGTTTCGGGTGGAAGGCCTGCAGGGCCAGGCGGGCGTACCGGCCCGGCTGGTGGTGTTCAGCAACGTAGTGAACCCCGTGAACCAGGCCCGGCAGCTGGTGCTGGAACTCGATGCCACCGAAGGCAGCGCCTACCGCGCCGGCCAAGCCGTGAACGTGCAGGTAGTGGGCCAGACCGGCGGCGGCAAGCCCCAACTGGTGGTGCCTACCGCGGCCATCACCGACCTCAACGGCAAGCCGGTGGTGTTTGTACACACTGAGCCCGAGCGGTTCAAGATTCGCTTCGTGCAGCCCGGCGCCGTCAGCGGCCAGCAAACGGTTCTCCTGCAGGGCCAGGTGAACGAAAACGACCGGGTAGTAACGGCCGGCACCTATCAGCTCAAGTCCATCTATCTCAACCAGTAA
- a CDS encoding AAA family ATPase, which yields MRQKVGIAIALAKQAQALLLDEPTSGLDPKASNEFSELLLALSQAGTAILMATHDIFRAKEVGTRIGIMREGQLVETLPTHSLTVSELETLYLQTV from the coding sequence ATGCGCCAGAAAGTGGGCATTGCCATTGCCCTAGCCAAGCAAGCCCAGGCCCTGCTGCTCGACGAGCCCACCTCCGGCCTTGACCCCAAAGCCAGCAACGAGTTTTCCGAGCTGCTGCTGGCTCTGAGCCAGGCGGGCACGGCCATCCTGATGGCCACCCACGACATTTTCCGGGCCAAGGAAGTGGGCACTCGTATCGGCATCATGCGCGAAGGCCAGCTGGTGGAAACCCTGCCCACCCACAGCCTCACGGTCAGCGAGCTGGAAACCCTCTACCTGCAAACCGTGTAG
- a CDS encoding RNA ligase family protein: MLLPAKSQARTAVAHSLAQLNTLTKYPSILTLHALGDRGRLTTDFTTPALFSQPLTATEKIDGTSARLLVFADGSYVVGSRENLLTVSGDLLFDPAVGIVEGLRRLIFPHYADEQGHLPRLPYGAGTGQPAPLTVLFGEFYGGKVTGNSKQYGPPEQVGFRVFDVAVFTDAAALATQLQTDIRELSTWRESETPAGMRYGQPFLSGKELTAYLTQVGLPDVPQLPTYAVPAAESTHETVLAWLREHIPQTQAALSGQAIPGRAEGAILRTADRSSIVKIRFEDYERTLNQRGKA; this comes from the coding sequence ATGCTACTCCCTGCTAAAAGCCAAGCGCGCACTGCGGTGGCTCATTCCCTGGCCCAACTCAACACGCTGACCAAATACCCGTCCATCCTTACGCTGCATGCCCTCGGCGACCGGGGCCGCCTCACTACCGACTTCACCACCCCGGCGCTGTTCAGCCAACCTCTCACGGCCACCGAGAAGATAGACGGTACCAGTGCCCGCCTGCTGGTCTTCGCCGATGGTTCGTATGTGGTAGGCTCCCGCGAAAACCTGCTCACCGTTAGCGGCGACCTGCTTTTTGACCCGGCTGTGGGCATTGTGGAAGGACTGCGCCGCCTGATTTTCCCGCATTACGCCGATGAACAGGGGCACTTACCCCGGCTACCCTACGGCGCCGGCACCGGCCAGCCGGCTCCACTAACCGTTTTGTTTGGAGAGTTCTACGGTGGCAAAGTCACGGGCAACTCCAAGCAGTATGGTCCACCCGAACAGGTCGGGTTTCGGGTCTTCGACGTGGCCGTGTTTACAGATGCCGCCGCCCTGGCCACTCAGTTGCAGACCGATATTCGGGAGCTGTCCACCTGGCGCGAGTCGGAAACCCCGGCTGGTATGCGTTATGGCCAACCGTTCCTGTCCGGAAAGGAGCTGACGGCCTACCTCACCCAGGTAGGCCTGCCAGACGTCCCCCAACTGCCCACCTATGCGGTGCCCGCCGCCGAATCTACCCACGAAACGGTGCTGGCGTGGCTGCGGGAGCATATTCCGCAAACGCAGGCCGCCCTGTCTGGTCAGGCCATCCCCGGCCGGGCGGAAGGGGCTATTCTACGCACTGCCGACCGCTCCTCAATTGTCAAAATTCGCTTCGAGGACTATGAGCGCACGCTCAATCAACGCGGTAAGGCCTAG